Proteins encoded together in one Camelina sativa cultivar DH55 chromosome 9, Cs, whole genome shotgun sequence window:
- the LOC104714952 gene encoding uncharacterized protein LOC104714952, with product MFAIDGKEQPNKSWNKWNRESDNPDFKGKRPYCEFHRFNGHSTEECKTLQMLLLNKYKKGDVDVERERRKVVTHKDNQYCLRDEQHHDRRREEEAVAQDDRAWAQNDREREVARLPPPPKRNHEAEEHDEPPAPRRRINMIMGGLSTCRDSVRSIQAYCRETETKRNMPSHSNMFKTSTAPITFTEEDARNASPNNDPLVVKMVIGESSVTRILIDIGSSVNVIFKDVLIQIEIDLRNTVHETQPLTGFNGDTIMTVGTIMLPIYVGRTMQCFNFAIVDKPIVYNVILGTPWLHKMRAVASTYHQCVKFPNAYGIYTLCGDPLMARTCFIIEKKMRNTRAFVIAE from the coding sequence ATGTTTGCTATTGATGGAAAAGAACAACCGAACAAGTCTTGGAACAAATGGAACCGCGAATCCGATAATCCCGACTTCAAAGGCAAGCGACCGTACTGCGAGTTCCACAGGTTCAACGGACATTCGACTGAGGAATGCAAAACACTTCAAATGCTGCTTCTGAATAAGTACAAAAAAGGTGACGTCGATGTAGAACGGGAGCGGAGAAAAGTTGTCACACACAAAGATAACCAGTATTGCCTAAGAGACGAACAGCATCACGATAGACGGCGCGAAGAGGAAGCTGTCGCACAGGATGACCGAGCATGGGCACAAAATGACCGAGAACGGGAAGTCGCTCGCTTACCTCCTCCCCCCAAACGGAATCACGAAGCAGAAGAGCACGATGAACCACCAGCTCCTCGCCGAAGGATCAACATGATTATGGGCGGCTTGTCAACATGCCGCGATTCTGTTAGATCAATCCAAGCCTACTGTCgcgaaacagaaacaaagcgcAACATGCCTTCTCACAGCAACATGTTCAAGACATCCACCGCACCAATTACGTTTACTGAAGAAGACGCGCGCAACGCTAGTCCAAACAATGACCCACTTGTCGTAAAAATGGTAATCGGAGAAAGTTCAGTGACGAGAATCCTTATTGACATCGGAAGCTCGGTCAACGTGATATTTAAGGATGTACTGATCCAGATAGAGATTGATCTGCGCAACACAGTCCATGAAACGCAGCCTTTGACGGGATTCAATGGAGACACCATCATGACTGTCGGAACTATAATGCTTCCAATCTACGTCGGCAGGACAATGCAGTGCTTCAACTTCGCAATTGTAGACAAACCCATCGTCTACAATGTCATTCTGGGAACACCATGGCTCCACAAGATGCGCGCTGTTGCTTCTACATATCATCAATGTGTTAAGTTCCCGAATGCATACGGAATTTATACGCTGTGCGGAGACCCTCTAATGGCACGGACCTGTTTTatcattgagaaaaagatgCGGAACACAAGGGCTTTCGTAATTGCTGAATAA